A single genomic interval of Pelagerythrobacter marensis harbors:
- a CDS encoding putative bifunctional diguanylate cyclase/phosphodiesterase, which translates to MANCDPRGKVTRALSYFQKGDALSDRVRRMLVRTLYTQPSSLAAGAASGIVCALVVAYLSASLVMYGLTAALCVVAAIRIMLAFAISPDSDASTSTLEKIYEIGAFTYALLLGTATAATLVMKVDPAAEVMMAANAIGYGVAICARNAGRPVIAIGQLVLVCVPISLACIYLGSLPLAVFAVTILLMVPAMASITMNVFHLLRDNIAAAETSARLAAKMQQLARTDTVTGLANRAGLNHEIVEKLMEIEPDQMMGMIWIDLDRFKEVNDLLGHPVGDRVLQTVARRLQEITPPGTTVARFGGDEFIVFCEIDSRADCMRLASEVHAEIMRPVRVDGERLEIGASLGVAVLPEDGPDADSVMQAADLALYHAKVNGRRQTCFFDSSMSRDLARRREIEAELRHAIQKNELSIFFQPIVDLATGRIRTFEALVRWFHPQKGEMRPDEFIPVAEETGVIVTLGNWITAQAAKAAAQWPDDVTIAVNLSSLQIKAPGAALGIVNALREAKLDPTRLELEVTESLFLDDSEATDAFISELSSRGVRFALDDFGTGYSSLAYVNKYPFSKIKVDRSFVSGPDVSNRTEAIIRAVAEMGAQLDMEIVAEGLETIEQVTAVRDAGCTLGQGYYFSRAVPDYLAAMLLAQERDEEPPRRIAI; encoded by the coding sequence ATGGCGAACTGCGATCCCCGGGGGAAGGTCACCAGGGCCTTGTCCTATTTCCAGAAAGGCGATGCGCTGTCGGATCGCGTGCGCCGGATGCTGGTCCGCACCCTCTATACGCAGCCCAGCAGTCTCGCCGCCGGCGCGGCCAGCGGCATCGTCTGCGCGCTGGTCGTCGCTTACCTGAGCGCCTCGCTGGTCATGTACGGGCTCACCGCCGCGCTGTGTGTCGTGGCCGCCATCCGCATCATGCTGGCGTTCGCGATTTCGCCCGACAGCGACGCGAGCACCAGCACGCTCGAAAAGATCTACGAGATCGGCGCATTTACCTATGCCCTGCTTCTGGGCACCGCGACCGCCGCGACGCTGGTGATGAAAGTCGATCCCGCCGCCGAAGTGATGATGGCCGCCAATGCGATCGGTTACGGCGTTGCGATCTGCGCCCGGAATGCCGGCCGCCCGGTGATCGCGATCGGCCAGCTCGTTCTGGTCTGCGTGCCGATCAGCCTGGCCTGCATCTATCTCGGGTCGCTCCCGCTCGCGGTCTTCGCGGTCACCATCCTGCTGATGGTGCCGGCGATGGCGTCGATCACGATGAACGTGTTTCACCTGCTGCGTGACAATATCGCCGCCGCCGAAACCAGCGCGCGCCTGGCGGCCAAGATGCAGCAGCTCGCCCGCACCGATACGGTGACCGGCCTCGCCAACCGCGCGGGCCTGAATCACGAGATCGTCGAAAAGCTGATGGAGATCGAGCCCGACCAGATGATGGGCATGATCTGGATCGACCTCGACCGGTTCAAGGAAGTGAACGACCTGCTGGGCCATCCGGTCGGCGACCGCGTGCTGCAAACGGTGGCGCGGCGGCTCCAGGAAATCACCCCGCCGGGCACGACGGTCGCCCGCTTCGGCGGCGACGAGTTCATCGTGTTCTGCGAAATCGATAGCCGGGCCGACTGCATGCGGCTGGCGAGCGAAGTCCATGCCGAAATCATGCGCCCGGTGCGGGTCGACGGGGAGCGGCTGGAAATCGGCGCCTCGCTGGGCGTGGCCGTGCTGCCCGAAGACGGGCCGGACGCCGACAGCGTGATGCAGGCCGCCGATCTCGCGCTCTATCACGCCAAGGTCAACGGCCGGCGCCAGACCTGTTTCTTCGACAGTTCGATGAGCCGCGACCTGGCGCGCCGGCGCGAGATCGAGGCGGAGCTGCGCCACGCGATCCAGAAGAACGAGCTGTCGATCTTCTTCCAGCCGATCGTGGACCTTGCGACCGGCCGGATCCGCACGTTCGAAGCGCTCGTGCGCTGGTTCCACCCGCAGAAGGGCGAAATGCGGCCCGACGAATTCATTCCGGTCGCCGAGGAAACCGGTGTTATCGTGACGCTGGGCAACTGGATCACCGCGCAGGCGGCCAAGGCGGCGGCGCAATGGCCCGACGACGTGACCATCGCGGTCAACCTGTCGTCGCTGCAGATCAAGGCGCCGGGCGCGGCGCTGGGGATCGTGAACGCCCTTCGCGAAGCCAAGCTCGACCCGACCCGGCTGGAGCTGGAGGTGACCGAAAGCCTGTTTCTCGACGACAGCGAAGCGACCGACGCCTTCATCAGCGAGCTGTCGTCGCGCGGCGTGCGCTTTGCGCTCGACGATTTCGGAACCGGCTATTCCTCGCTCGCCTATGTCAACAAATACCCGTTCAGCAAGATCAAGGTCGATCGCAGCTTCGTCTCCGGCCCCGACGTGTCGAACCGGACCGAGGCGATCATTCGCGCGGTGGCGGAAATGGGGGCCCAGCTCGACATGGAAATCGTCGCCGAGGGGCTGGAGACGATCGAGCAGGTGACGGCCGTGCGCGACGCCGGCTGCACGCTGGGCCAGGGCTATTACTTCAGCCGCGCCGTGCCCGACTATCTGGCGGCGATGCTGCTGGCGCAGGAACGCGACGAGGAACCCCCGCGCCGGATCGCGATCTAG
- a CDS encoding cell wall hydrolase, with protein sequence MSNGPAGTTRARRTPASLRSRPIGGGGPGRHRGRRILALVAALGVPAMAAPGDWHAFGRPVPQTAPAETVKPMPFERAGHSFPGSAFYFLEDSPRVVPAARDDLAAVFDPTGTGDGTAAELAAARTAGPAARSFAGGGTGVDRARALHCLASAVYYEAASETPGGQKAVAQVVLNRVAHPTYPNSVCGVVFQGSDRSTGCQFTFTCDGSLARKPMKAAWDRALGIAQAALAGEVYTPVGLATHYHTIWIDPYWAASLDTVGTIGAHRFYRWRGRAGQPGAFTAAYSGREPAAAPSARAVAERFARPAPPAAAFASPAAESARATAGRSPARASVPAQSAAGAAETGDTARPADRLPSAGTVRPEYANSGRWIADPR encoded by the coding sequence TTGAGCAACGGCCCCGCCGGAACGACCCGCGCACGCCGCACGCCGGCGAGCCTGCGGTCGCGCCCGATCGGCGGGGGCGGACCGGGCAGGCATCGCGGACGGCGCATCCTCGCGCTCGTGGCGGCGCTGGGCGTGCCGGCGATGGCCGCACCGGGCGACTGGCACGCTTTCGGCCGGCCGGTGCCTCAGACTGCCCCGGCCGAAACGGTCAAGCCGATGCCGTTCGAGCGCGCCGGCCACAGTTTCCCCGGCTCTGCCTTCTACTTCCTCGAAGACAGTCCGCGCGTGGTGCCCGCCGCGCGCGACGATCTGGCCGCGGTGTTCGATCCCACCGGCACCGGCGACGGAACCGCGGCGGAACTGGCCGCCGCACGCACCGCCGGCCCCGCGGCGCGCAGCTTCGCCGGCGGCGGCACGGGCGTCGACCGCGCCCGCGCGCTGCACTGCCTCGCCAGTGCGGTCTATTACGAGGCGGCGAGCGAGACGCCGGGCGGCCAGAAGGCCGTGGCGCAAGTCGTGCTCAACCGCGTGGCCCATCCGACATATCCCAACAGCGTGTGCGGCGTGGTTTTCCAGGGTTCGGACCGCAGCACCGGGTGCCAGTTCACCTTCACCTGCGACGGGTCGCTGGCGCGCAAGCCGATGAAGGCGGCGTGGGACCGTGCGCTGGGCATTGCGCAGGCGGCGCTGGCGGGCGAGGTCTATACCCCCGTCGGGCTCGCCACGCACTACCACACGATCTGGATCGATCCTTATTGGGCGGCGAGCCTCGACACGGTGGGCACGATCGGCGCGCACCGGTTCTATCGCTGGCGCGGCAGGGCCGGGCAGCCGGGCGCTTTCACCGCGGCCTATAGCGGCCGCGAACCGGCGGCCGCGCCGAGCGCCCGGGCCGTGGCGGAAAGGTTCGCCCGACCCGCCCCGCCGGCGGCGGCATTCGCCAGCCCCGCCGCCGAAAGCGCGCGCGCAACCGCCGGCCGCAGCCCTGCCCGCGCATCCGTTCCCGCACAGTCCGCCGCCGGCGCAGCGGAAACCGGCGACACCGCGCGCCCTGCCGACCGCCTGCCTTCGGCCGGAACGGTGCGGCCCGAATATGCCAACAGCGGCCGCTGGATCGCCGATCCGCGATAG
- a CDS encoding TonB-dependent receptor plug domain-containing protein, with protein sequence MRNHLIFGTSILALSAPLAAQDSATDPYGQFRPAETEITVTATGTRIEVEDTGQPVTVIGQDEIESVQGADLTRVLERVPGLSFSRNGGPGAVTNVRVRGAEGEQLLVILDGVRVSDPAAPGGGFDFGNLLASNLGKVEVLRGSNSTVWGADAIGGVLVASTRSESGLQASAEYGSRDTLTGAVSGGVGGDAGFLGGSASYYRTDGFSQAASGTEADGFEQWAVNGHGRLYLTPGFEVFARGRWAEGDLDLDGFPAPDYVLADTGDTQHTRQYSASTGAVYDAGPLFVSAAYSFADTERVNRSADSADPTFSSDGHSDRVELRGEWRPIGPLLVNFGAENEWSDYRTLSDDARHSTRIFGAYAQLGIEMGPLSAHAGARLDDHARFGSETSFGGDISYVLAGDLRLRASVGEGFKAPTLYQLYSDYGNPELQPERSTSYDIGLVHGDRSLAKSRFYGALTAFRRDARNQIEFASCWQNPAPICEERPFGYYDNIGRVRAEGIEVELGARPSDRWVTRAVYAWVDTENRTAGSVNEGNVLARRPRHTLTLSADWVSPLADFTLGGDVRLVGDSFDNASNLTPLDGYALADLRASLPFGERFELFGRVENLFDADYQTAAGYATAGRSAYVGARARF encoded by the coding sequence ATGCGTAACCACCTGATTTTCGGCACCAGTATTCTCGCGCTATCCGCGCCGCTCGCGGCTCAGGACAGCGCCACCGACCCCTATGGCCAGTTCCGCCCGGCCGAGACCGAGATAACGGTCACCGCCACCGGCACCCGGATCGAGGTCGAAGACACCGGCCAGCCGGTCACCGTGATCGGGCAGGACGAGATCGAGAGTGTCCAGGGCGCCGATCTGACGCGCGTTCTCGAACGCGTGCCCGGCCTTTCCTTCAGCCGCAACGGCGGCCCCGGCGCGGTCACCAACGTGCGCGTGCGCGGGGCGGAGGGCGAGCAGCTGCTCGTCATCCTCGACGGCGTGCGCGTGTCGGACCCGGCCGCGCCCGGCGGCGGGTTCGATTTCGGCAACCTGCTCGCCAGCAATCTCGGCAAAGTCGAGGTCCTGCGCGGGTCGAACAGCACGGTCTGGGGGGCCGACGCGATCGGCGGCGTGCTGGTCGCCAGCACGCGCAGCGAAAGCGGCCTGCAGGCGAGCGCCGAATACGGTTCGCGCGATACGCTGACCGGCGCGGTCTCGGGCGGCGTGGGCGGCGATGCCGGGTTCCTGGGCGGTTCGGCCAGCTATTACCGCACCGACGGCTTCTCGCAGGCGGCGAGCGGGACGGAGGCGGACGGGTTCGAGCAGTGGGCCGTCAACGGCCATGGCCGGCTCTACCTCACGCCCGGTTTCGAAGTCTTCGCCCGCGGCCGCTGGGCCGAAGGCGACCTCGACCTCGACGGCTTCCCGGCGCCCGACTATGTCCTTGCCGACACCGGCGACACGCAGCACACGCGCCAGTATTCGGCCTCGACAGGTGCGGTCTACGACGCCGGGCCGCTGTTCGTCAGCGCCGCCTATTCCTTCGCCGATACCGAGCGGGTCAACCGCAGCGCGGACAGTGCCGACCCGACTTTCTCCAGCGACGGCCATTCCGACCGCGTCGAACTGCGCGGCGAATGGCGCCCGATCGGCCCGCTGCTGGTCAATTTCGGGGCGGAGAACGAGTGGAGCGACTATCGCACCCTTTCCGACGATGCGCGGCACAGCACGCGGATCTTCGGCGCCTATGCCCAGCTCGGGATCGAGATGGGGCCGCTCTCGGCCCACGCCGGCGCCCGGCTGGACGATCACGCCCGCTTCGGCAGCGAAACGAGCTTCGGCGGCGACATCAGCTATGTCCTTGCCGGCGACCTGCGCCTGCGCGCCAGTGTGGGCGAGGGGTTCAAGGCGCCGACGCTCTACCAGCTCTATTCCGACTACGGGAACCCGGAGCTTCAGCCCGAACGCAGCACCAGCTACGACATCGGGCTGGTCCACGGCGACCGCTCGCTCGCGAAATCGCGCTTCTACGGCGCGCTGACCGCGTTCCGCCGCGATGCGCGCAACCAGATCGAGTTCGCAAGCTGCTGGCAGAACCCGGCCCCGATCTGCGAGGAGCGTCCTTTCGGCTACTACGACAACATCGGCCGCGTGCGGGCCGAGGGGATCGAGGTCGAGCTGGGCGCGCGCCCGTCGGATCGCTGGGTGACCCGCGCGGTCTATGCCTGGGTCGACACCGAAAACCGCACCGCCGGTTCGGTGAACGAAGGCAACGTCCTTGCGCGCCGTCCGCGCCATACGCTGACGCTGTCTGCCGACTGGGTCAGCCCGCTGGCCGACTTCACGCTGGGCGGCGACGTGCGGCTGGTGGGCGATTCGTTCGATAATGCCAGCAACCTGACGCCGCTCGACGGCTATGCCCTGGCCGATCTGCGCGCGTCCTTGCCGTTCGGCGAGCGGTTCGAGCTGTTCGGCAGGGTCGAAAACCTGTTCGACGCCGATTACCAGACCGCCGCCGGCTATGCGACCGCCGGTCGCAGCGCCTACGTCGGCGCGCGCGCGCGGTTCTGA